A region of Thermosinus carboxydivorans Nor1 DNA encodes the following proteins:
- a CDS encoding restriction endonuclease subunit S translates to MTINKFKVVKIKDVGKVITGKTPPTSQPELFGDKYPFITPSDISSFDVRYIDFVERGLSDKGFDKQKRYALPKDTVCYVCIGSTIGKVCLTNKVSFTNQQINSIVVNRDKFNPKYVYYLLRAETPKIQAISGGTGAGKAILNKSSFEDIDLNVFPLPIQNKIAAILSAYDDLIENNTRRIKILEEMAQLLYREWFVKFRFPGHEKVRMVDSELGPIPEGWEVKNIGSLLAHTIGGGWGEVSRSDKYTVPAYVIRGTDIPNVRQGSIESCPLRYHTESNFRSRKLKAGDIVFEVSGGSKGQPVGRALLINQSLLNSYDNDVICASFCKLIRPDKETMLPELIYLHLLEIYANGVIEKYQVQSTGITNFKYEFFLKNDQILVPDRKIQQNFADHIIPIFDMIQKLGAMNRNLRRTRDLLLPKLISGELDVEDLDIAVGGD, encoded by the coding sequence ATGACAATTAACAAGTTTAAAGTGGTAAAGATTAAAGATGTGGGTAAGGTCATTACAGGGAAAACACCCCCAACCTCTCAGCCGGAATTGTTCGGTGATAAATACCCATTTATTACACCTAGTGACATTTCATCATTTGATGTACGGTATATTGATTTTGTTGAACGGGGATTGTCAGATAAAGGCTTCGATAAACAGAAGAGATATGCTCTACCTAAAGATACAGTCTGTTATGTCTGTATTGGTTCTACCATTGGAAAGGTATGTCTAACAAACAAAGTTAGCTTCACAAACCAGCAAATTAACAGTATTGTAGTTAATCGTGATAAGTTTAATCCTAAATATGTCTACTATTTACTACGTGCAGAGACACCTAAGATTCAAGCGATCTCGGGAGGGACTGGAGCAGGTAAGGCCATCCTGAACAAGTCTTCTTTCGAAGATATTGATTTGAATGTTTTTCCGCTTCCTATACAGAATAAAATCGCTGCTATCCTCTCCGCCTACGACGACCTGATTGAAAACAATACCCGCCGCATCAAAATTCTTGAAGAAATGGCGCAATTACTTTACCGGGAGTGGTTTGTGAAGTTCAGGTTCCCGGGTCATGAGAAGGTTAGGATGGTGGATTCGGAGCTGGGGCCGATACCCGAGGGGTGGGAAGTTAAAAATATAGGTTCTCTTTTGGCACATACCATTGGAGGTGGTTGGGGAGAAGTATCCCGAAGTGATAAATATACTGTCCCGGCTTATGTTATTCGAGGAACAGATATACCTAATGTGAGACAAGGCTCCATAGAGTCATGCCCGTTACGTTACCATACAGAATCTAACTTCCGTTCCCGTAAGCTTAAAGCTGGGGATATAGTATTTGAGGTATCTGGTGGCAGCAAAGGGCAACCAGTAGGAAGAGCTTTGCTAATAAATCAGTCGTTACTTAACTCTTACGACAACGATGTGATATGTGCTAGCTTTTGTAAACTCATTAGACCTGATAAGGAAACCATGCTCCCTGAACTTATATATCTTCACCTTCTTGAGATATATGCAAATGGAGTTATTGAAAAGTACCAGGTTCAGTCAACTGGTATAACTAATTTCAAGTATGAGTTTTTCCTTAAAAATGACCAAATATTAGTACCAGACAGGAAAATTCAGCAGAATTTTGCTGATCATATTATCCCTATATTTGATATGATTCAGAAGCTCGGAGCTATGAATCGTAACCTCCGCCGTACCCGCGACCTGCTTTTGCCCAAGCTTATCTCCGGCGAGTTGGATGTGGAGGATCTGGATATTGCCGTAGGGGGTGACTAG